The DNA sequence TGTGATTCATCAGATTCCTGGTACAGACATTTTGTCTCTGGGGTCGAAATCCCTGAATGGAGGTAAAGTCCGGTCTCAGTGACTGGCTGCTCATCTCTCAGATAGGATTGCTTTGTTCCTGCACTTTCCTCCAATAATATATCCTGAGAACCAGAGTTAAGTACAGAAAATTCAGATGCAGTAACTGATTCAGACGTAGTACCTGACAAGTCCTGGACGTCTTGAGATGAGCTTTCGCAGAACGGCTGGTCCAAAACGCCGGACTCAACAACTGACGAACATGTTTCTGTGTCACTTAAGAACGCCAGTTCCACCGAATTTGACATCCTTAATTGATCTTTCTCCATCTGTGATGATATTTCCCCCGTCTCCTCGTTTCCAGGCTGTGTTGTGGTGTCCCTCTGTCGGTCTGGATCAGACCCCTCTGGTTCAATTTCACAAGTGTCCTCCGACATTGCTGTCTCTATCCACAAATCTAGGATATCTTCATCAATTACTTCCTGATGTCCTCTGACCGAGCTGATTGCTTCTTCTGTGAAGGCCTCCTCTGATTGCATCACATGTTCTGCTGCTTTGTCCTCTGATAATACAAGGAGATCGTTTGGTCTGGCTGGCTTTGATTCATCAACTGCTTCAGTTTCCACTTTGATCTCCAACTCATTTGTCTTAAGAGCTCTGTTGGGAGTCTGGTTTTTTGTCTCTTGGGTATTAAAGTGCAGAGATAATTCGGATTGTCCATTTTCTTCGTCTGCTACCTGCAGACATGTTttgtcctcttcttcctcatctGCATAATCATTTTTATCTGTATCTATGTTCTGAGTTTCCACAGAGGTATCATGAGATAATTTAGGTACAATTTCCACGGATTGCTTCAAGAGCCCACATTCAGTAATTTCCTCTGGAAAAATATGGCTCTTGTTGAGGTTTTCCTCCGTCCGTAACGCTTCGGTTGCTCCAAATTCCACTGTTTCAGCCTCATTTTGCAGCTCGTCTGCTGAGCCGATGTACGTCTCCAATTCCCTGTCAAAGTGTTTGATCTCCGTCTTCATTGGGCTTACCAGTGATTCCTCCTTGTCTTTCTCGAATGAATATCCTGATTGCGGATGGACAGCTTCAACACAGGGTTCCTCTGGTTCTTGTGCAAGGTGTAGTTTTCCCGGGTGCTCCACAACAAAATCAAAGATGTTTGTAGGATCTTCTTCGCTCTCTGGTCTGTCCTGCAAACCCTCCTTCACCAATAAATAGCCAGCTCCTGTGCCACTGTTTTTAAGGCTCTCCTGCTCTTTGGCCTCCACCTCTTCTGGTAATTGAGTGATCTGCTTTTCCTCACGTTTTCCTCCTTCCAGGAACCTTTGTGCTGTATTTTCATCTGCTCCGAACTCATTGTTGTGTTCAGGAACTCCCTGTTGCTTTTCCTCACACACTTGAGTATCACGCTCCTGCGACACAACAACCTGACCTTCGATTAGCCGCAGGGGAATATTTTTAAACCCCCTGCTTATTTCCTGTTCAGTCTCGCCTTCTGGTTTTACCGTAAGTGAAGGGGCTGTGCAAACTTTTTCCAAGCAGTCGTCTTTGTTGTGGAATTCACTGGAGGGTCTGTCCTCTTCCACCGGATATTTATCAACAAATTTCTCACCTAGAGAAACTTCTGTCACAGTTACTTCTGTCTCTCTAGTGGTCTGCACTTCTGTGTTCACCACATCCTCTTGACTGCATGTGACATATTGAGTTAAATAGTTTTCTTCTTGCCTCCTTTCTATAAAGGACCTACTGCTATTTTCCATTTCTGGCTCTTCATCTGTTGTCTGATTGTGTGTAGCCTCAATGACATCTTCTTCCTCTTTGATAACAGTCTGCATTGAAACATTCTCAGTTTGATAATTTTCTTGTTCAGCATCCTCCAACACATCTGACACTTCTTTGCAGAATGAGGGAATTTCAACTTGCTCTGTTTCTTCGTCTGACTTGTTTTGGTCTTCAGACGCCAGCTTTAACGCACCTTCACTGTTTTGAGGTTCTTCCCatgtcaccatggtaacagcatcATCACTCTGCACTCCTGGCTTCCGTGTGAACATGCTGCCCTCGTCTGAACTCAAGTCTGTGGTTGTGCACTGTTTTAGCTCATGGTCCTCCAGCTCTAACTCTTCTTCgtctttgttttcttgtttggcAACTTGGActtctgttattattatttcatcaacttctggatggtCATCCAGTAGATCAGCTGCTTTTTCTTTTAGAATAAtttcctcctctcctagacATGAATTAATGATGGTGGACAGTTTTAATTCACAGTCCTCTTCCTTATTCAACTCCTCTTCATCTGCGGTTTCGTTGTCTTTTGTTACTGGGATCTCTGTCATTGTTAAATCAATTTTTTGATCATCTTCTACATCATCAACTGCATTTCCTTTTAACTTATTCTCCTCTCTTGGACTTAAATCTAGGATTGTGGACGGCTCTATTTCAGGGTCCACATCCAAATCGTTGCCATCGTTGTTTCTATCATCTTTGGCTACTTGGACCTCTGTTGTGGTTTCATCCATTATTTGATGATCGTCCAGATGATCAACCGTCTTTCCTTTGAACATACCGTCCTCATCCTCTCGTACCTCATGGTCCTCCACCTCCAACTCTTCTTCGTCTTTGCTTCCATCATCTTTTGTTACTTGTACCCGAGTTGTTGTTTCATCCATTCTTTGATGATCATCCAGGTGAAGAACTGCCTGTTCTTTGAACATAATGTCCCCTTCTTCTAGGCCAAACTCTGTGACGGTGCACAGTTTCACTTTACAGCCCTCCTCCAACTCTTTGCCATCTTTATTTCCATCATCTTTTGTCATTTGACCCTCTGTCACTGTTTCATTTATTCTTTGAAGATCATCCATATGATCAATTGCCTTTTCTTTGAGAATGCATTCCTCTTCTGAGCTTAAATCTGTGATGCACAGTTTTATTTCAGGGTCCTTCTCCAACACTTCAACATCTTTGTTTCCATCATCTTTCACTACTTGGACCTCTGTCATTGCATCCACCTTCTCATCTAACTCTTCTTTATCTGTGGTTTTCTCATCTTTGGCTACTTGAACCTCTGTTTTGGTTTCATCCATTATTTGATGATCGTCCAGATGATCAACCGTCTTTCCTTTGAACATACCGTCCTCATCCTCTCGTACCTCGTGGTCCTCCACCTCCAACTCTTCTTCGTCTTTGCTTCCATCATCTTTTGTTACTTGTACCCGAGTTGTTGTTTCATCCATTCTTTGATGATCATCCAGATGATGAACTGCCTGTTCTTTGAACATAATGTCCCCTTCTTCTAGGCCAAACTCTGTGACGGTGCACAGTTTCACTTTACAGCCCTCCTCCAACTCTTTGCCATCTTTATTTCCATCATCTTTTGTCATTTGTACCTCTGTCACTGTTTCATTTATTCTTTGAAGATCATCCATGTGATCAATTGCCTTTTCTTTGAGAATGCATTCCTCTTCTGGGCTTAAATCTGTGATGCACAGTTTTATTTCAGGGTCCTTCTCCAACTCTTCAGCATCTTTGTTTCCATCATCTTTCACTACTTGGACCCCTGTCATTGCATCCACCTTCTCATCTACCTCTTCTTTATCTCTGGTTCTCTCATCTTTGGTTGCTTGGACCTCTGTTGTGGTTTCATCCATTATTTGATGATCGTCCAGATGATCAACCGTCTTTCCTTCGAACATACCGTCCTCATCCTCTCGTATCTCATGGTCCTCCACCTCCAACTCTTCTTCGTCTTTGCTTCCATCATCTTTTGTTACTTGTATCCGAGTTGTTGTTTCATCCATTCTTTGACGATCATCCAGATGATGAACTGCCTGTTCTTTGAACATAATGTCCCCTTCTTCTAGGCCAAACTCTGTGACGGTGCACAGTTTCACTTTACAGCCCTCCTCCAACTCTTTGCCATCTTTATTTCCATCATCTTTTGTCATTTGACCCTCTGTCACTGTTTCATTTATTCTTTGAAAATCATCCATGTGATCAATTGCCTTTTCTTTGAGAATGCATTCCTCTTCTGGGCTTAAATCTGTGATGCACAGTTTTATTTCAGGGTCCTTCTCCAACTCTTCAGCATCTTTCACTACTTGGACCCCTGTCGTTGCATCCACCTTCTCATCTAACTCTTCTTTATCTCTGGTTCTCTCATCTTTGGCTACTTGAACCTCTGTTGTTATTTCATCCATTTTTTGATGATCATCCAGTAGATCAGCTGCTTTTTCTTTGAGCATGCTAGCCTCATCTTCTGGAAATGAATAAGTGACGGTGCACAGTTTTACTTCATGGTCCTCCAATTCATCCAACTCCTTTTCATCTTCAGTTCCATTGTCTTTGGTTGCTTGGACCGGTGTTATGGTTTCATCTATTTCTTGTTGATCACCCAGATGATCCGCTGCATTTCCTTTAAACTTGCAGTCCTCTTCTGGAATTGAATCTAGGATTGTGCACAGTTTTATTTCAGGATGCTGTTTCAACTCCTCTTCAACTTCAGTTACATTGTCCTTGGTAGCTTGGACCTCTCTTACCGATTCATCTATTTTTAGATGATCATCCAGATAATCAACTGTTTTTTCGTTGAACATACCGTCCTCCTCTTCTCGTACCTCATGGTCCTCCAACTCACCTTCATCTTTGCTTCCATCATTGGTCACTTGTACCTGAGTTGTTGTTTCATCCATTCTTTGATGATCATCCAGATGGCCACCTGCCTTTTCTTTGAACGTGCTTTCCTCTGGTTCTGGACCTAAATCTGTGACTGTGCACAGTTTTACTGTACAGTCCTCTCCCAACTCTTTGTCACCTTTGTTTCCATCATCGTTGGTTATTTGGACCTCTGCCATTATTTGATGGGCATCTATTGGATCAATTGCCTTTTCTTGGAGAATGCGTTCCTCCGCTTCTGAACTTACATCCTTGACTTTACACGGTTTTACCTCATGGTGCCCCACCTGTAGCTcttctttgtctttgtttcCATAATTTTCGGTTACTTGGATCCCTGTGGTTGTTTCACCCAATTTTTGACGGCCATTGAAAGTGCCTACACTCATAGACTTCTCTTCAGCACCAGCTTTCTCATTATATTTCTCCATCTCTTCACTCATTACATCATGTGTACGACATAATGACGCAGCAGCTGCATGTTCTTCAGCATTCACAGGCCTCTCACCTTGTTCAAAGTGTGTTATCTTGTGTTCATCTTCATTTTCTTCAGCCACGGGCAGTCCTGCATCATCTCTTGCCGTTTGCCCCAGCTGCTCCTCTCGTGTGCTCTCTCCACTCTCAGACCCTTCGCTGTTTCTGTGTCCTCTCAGCTGTGTGCTTTCTTCATCACTCCTTAAGTCAATTTCTGTGGCGCAAACTTCCCAGGCAACACTTGGTGAAGATGAGCTAAGCAGAGACACTGTTGCAAGAGGTCGTTCTTCATTGAACCCCCCTCCACTAGAGTCGGCCTGTGTGCTGCTACTTTCAGGAGGTTCACTGTCCACGCTAGTCTCCTCGAAGGTGTTTGGGTCATTGCTGACTGTGTCTGCTGGCTGTGGCCTGAGGAATCTGTTTACGGTGTCTGTTATGTAACACTGAGGAAGAGATACAGAAAGAATTACACATCTACCTGTATCACatagtttcattttctttctaaAAAGGAAAAGTTGTTATAAATACATTGATAAATAACATGAACACATGTTATTGTGTAGGCCTTTATATCCACTTAAGAATAATTTTAGTGCTATGGCCACAAGGCCATTTACACAATAGCGTCCTTCAAGAATTTCAATCAGAGTGGGAAAGGCCCTTTCCTGTTTCTGCAGAACAATGCTCCCCATGTACAAAGCAAGGTTTGCAAATGGTTTACCGAGTGTTGAATGAGGGGAACTTGAGTGGCCTCCAAAAAGTCCTGACTTCAACTTTGTCACTTCATGTGAATAGATCACCTTTCAAAGCAGGTGTCTACAAAAACACCTGCTACATAAACACCAAACTTTTCTAAAATATTTGGATTTGTGTTTTAGGTGATAGGGCtgtcgattttgcccaaaaataaaatctcgatttttttatctcaaaatccgattttcgattacgattacgattattttgtgaattgacaaaaggcaaagaaattatttcaaatatgctgtttttttattgaacatttgccccattgggctttaagtgcaaactttgctcttattaaaccaaaaatgaatgaataaagtgcaaaactctgtaaaataagtttaaaaaaagtttaaaaaaatataataaaatataaagttttatctctgaaaaaaaaatcagcaaatcagcacttgcaaacatacagtaagttatatttccaattaaataaaacaagacattttctaattaaactaaactgggtctttggaagctaaataataatgcaacccatgaaggaggtagaggtgtgtaatgtcagtcattacatttgctattcacatttgcaagttttttgcaaggaacaggagccggtctaccgcatctggcttgagggatgcccggtggcatgttagtatatcaccatggttacaacgccccctcctaaaaagtgaaaaatcgattttacgattttcacgttttaacatcgttctaattacataatcgcgattacgatttaaaatcgattaatcgaacagccctattagGTGATCAGATATAGTTTATCATATACATTCCTCTTGGTTGTATTTTGCATATCTGTGTTTGTTCGGCTGCAAAGTGTCGCAGTGTGCCTTTCTCTTTACTGTGTCTGTTCACTGCCTGGCAGGTAGTACACATTTCATCTTGTCTCAAAAACTGTGAACTCGACAGTCGATGGatagcaattaaaaaaacatggacatttagACCAAATATCAGGCTAAAGAGAAAGAATTTCAGCCATAATTTTTTTGCTGGAAGAAGTTGCTTGTGACTGACAAAAAGCTGAAAAGCTCAGAGAAACTGAATCCCAACAGGATCATCACAGCCTGTCCAAACTTTCCATTACAACCTGGACAGGTAACCAGTTTATCACAGAGCCACAAAGGTTGTGTTCAGACTGCAACCTCAAATCCTATTTTTTGTCACGTTCAGATAAATAATTTATGACAGTTTTAACAGCTAAAATCCACatgaaatgtgatttttttccaaatcGAGCACACACAGAGGTGATTTTAAATATGATTGCAAACATACGTCTCAATCTGAACCGTCTGAATGACAGAAGATTCCCCCGGTGGCTAACAGATAAGCTACCTTGACTATGCATCCGGCTGCACTGACATACCCAGGGAGACGGCTGGCTGCAAAACAATAGCACGTAAACGTGATCTCCACCTCTGGTGCTGTTTAGAAAACATGTGCTGTGACCCCTCATACGGTCACTATTTGAGACAACAGCAAACCCAATACAGCACACATTTTAATTTTGGTGTCTCTGAATCTATTCTATGTATGtaggttaccatggcaacttagGGAAAGTCAGCATGCACACACAGGCCTGATCTGATCACTTGCAATTTATAATGTAAATAGTCAGTCAAGCAGACCGTCCTGCTGTTCTTGAAAGACTTGAAACCAGTGATAAAGTCCATAAACTCATAGATGAATCCTTATTGGGGTTCTTCTGAATCATGTGAGAATaaagattaatttattttataccTCTATGGAATTACACTTCCTTTTGCAACAAGAGGAGTCGCCCCCTACTGACCATGAAAGATTATGCAAGTTAAGGACACTCATTGGCTTCAGTTTTCACACCTGAAGGCCAGGCccatttttatagttttattggTGTAATCATCCTCAGtgacaaaagaggaaaacaaatgtTCCACCCTGAAGGTTTAAGCATAATCATGCTGCCCTGTAATAACAGACACTATAAACATTATAACTCATTAGTTACACACCTCTTCCTGTTTATTAAACTGTTGAGAAGATGGTCTGTGAATGCAATCTCTGTGGTGGATTCGAGGAGATTAAATCCTAATTTAATGCGATTGTGTTCATATACATTGCCCAAAGCGGAATTAAAGCCCaggacatatacacacaaaactgtgtgtgtgtgtgtgtgtgtgtgtgtgtgtgtgtgtgtgtgtgtgtgtgtgtgtgtgtgtgtgtgtgtgtgtgtgtgtgtgtgtgtgtgcaggctgAGGCACCACCCAACCtcccagcacacacacacacacacacacacacggggggAGGATGGGACAGAAATAGTTTAATGGATATTCAAGCAGTCTTGCAGTGTTTACGTTTTGTTTGTCTTAGCAACAGAAAGGGAAGCTTTACATGAGAATTAGCTGTAGactagatgtttttttttgttgtaatttaTAATTGTGTCTAATTGTGTAATCCCGTAGGCTGACTCACCCAGACCGTCCACAGGGTCCTCTCCACCCTGGAAATGGGACTGTCGGGATCCATCGTTTTACTTCCTGCTTGTTTACTGCCCTGCGGTCATTAGACTTGAtttcaaaagtaaaagtaaaattttAAAAAGCGTGTCAGTTTAATTTCCAGATAGTACGCATATCAGTCACTGAGCAGAAATCTGCTTGCAAAGGCGAGCAGTTTTGGAGCCCACATACAGCTAACTTCCCTCTGCTCTCTCATATGTCCGGTGCATCATGATGAGGAAGAGGGTGATTAACACGGCTGAATCAGACCGACGCTGCGCGCACTTTGCGGATGTGAGCTGCTTCTTCATACACGTCTGGCCACAAAAGTGCATGAGGCACGAACTCAGCGTGGGACATGTTTAAACTAAGTCTGCGCCCCCACATCAGTGCTGATCAGTGGCCAAAGCGGAAAAACACCAGTGGCTGATATGCATTACTTAacttcagtactcgagttgtaaaaaagaatcaggggggatggtggattttatcatatggggacagataatttgtgctgattacaaatattataatatattacaaataatagcagtgaccaaaacacctgcagaaatactgcaggaatgacatagcagcagttaaatgcagccttctgtaagctttaaatatccactgggcttacatcaaatacatcaaaacacaacaataaaaaacagttttctgaacttatcaatatgactctgtccttcacaggataagtacaatggatcactgcaaaaactcaaaatctcaaaccccaccctgtctggggaaaagatgcggcctgctcactcctcaggttaaggaggagacctgagctcagtgcagggccctcccggggttggtagaggatggcaatgcccaggactgtcagtaggtaggagcacggggtggtaaaaaatgggaaaaaaaccgggataaaaatattaaaaaaaaaaaaaaaaaactcaaaatcttaacaagaatatttgtcttatttctagttaaaatgtctcattttagttaaaaaatctcattacactggaGACTCGCTTTTTCAGATCTATGAACCATCCAGCATCTATGTGTGGGCGTCAAATAGATTAAAGGTGGGCTGCAAATGTAGGGCCCATGTGAGTTTTTCTGCAGGTGAGGTCCAACTGTTTAATTTTTCACTTTTGGGGCTTTTCTTACTAAAACTATAAGAAACTCACTCGTATCCCTTATGGGCTCCATTATTTAGCTCACATTTGAGGACCATAATACTAAAACTATATGAAACCCTCACCATTTGTCTATTTCAAACTAAAGTCCACTCtgtaccaggggcgaaaatcccgtttcatagttgggggggacaataaacagtaatattttagagaataaatccagtatgggacaaggaataaaagttttagccttcctttaatacagcattttgacattttcatctctatctcgcaaacaggcagaagacctttcttagagcaatacaaaacaatggtattaggcggaaggtggcaataatacagcacatctgacataatacactgcaaaaacccaaaatcttaacaagaatatttgtcttatttctagttaaaatgtctcattttagttaaaaaatctcattacactggagactcgtcactggaaaaaacaacaattttcatctgtttcaagtagattttcacttaaaataagtagaaaaatctgcatgtggaacaagattttattgcttgtaatgagaagatacatcttgtcccattggcagatttttctacttatttcaagtgaaaatttacttgaaacaggtgaagattgtcaaataagtaatttttctggtaatgactctaaatgttgaaatagcacattcattgatgaaatgacataagggatgcaaaggggggatgattttgaccgtttttatttcaggggggatgccatcccccctcatcccccctcaactcgagtactgcttaacTTGCAGTGCACCATTGGATCAGTCTGGATTAACAATCTTCATTTAAAGTAGCATTTTCGCCATGTCGTCATCACCAGTGGGCTTGATTGTGGAAAAATGACAGCTTTTGTGGCTTCAGACATAACTTTTATTTAACTTTGCAAAATCAGTAAATGGTTTTACATGTCACTTGAAACAAGGAAGGATGCATCTTTGAAAATGGcaagaacaacaactaaaaacaATCTTGAAATACCCTCCCAGCATTGAggaaccactgctgcaacagcaGGGCTGGCCTCTCTGTTCTCAAAAAGCTTTTGAAAAGCCTTCTCATATCCTAAACAGCTTTATCTCTCTAACCCCGTAACCCAAAACTCCATGCCCTCATATCTACACTTAGCAATTTACTATGTTTACTGTGACTTGATTGTTTTTCCCCAGTTGGAAGTTGGTTTgtataaaagcatctgctaaatgtaatgtaaaGACAAGACCTCTGCTGTCACTGCTGCTACACAAGTAAAGTAAACTGATGATGCGAGAAAAATGATTAGTTTTTTTGTCCATAAGTGTTTTATCCAGAGGTTAaacatttttcacatttaaagtAAACGTTTGCCATTTTATACTGTTGCCACATTACTGATTATAGCCCTTTAACAAAAGTTACATTCCACCTTCGGGTCCCTTGATTGTCTCATAATAGACAATACAGTTACAGTAGGTTCCTCTTATTACATCCAGGGTACTTTAATATGCTTTTATTCAGCATGTAATCACAAAAAACtggaaatgtatttataaaaaaaacattttccattaaaaaaaaacctttacaaAAAGcaaataagattttattttcacACAAATCATAACCTGGGAATTTAAAATTTGCAACATTTCTGAACCACATCAGAAAAACTGTCGAACTGTACACCTCATATATGCTCTATATTCTGCATTTGTGGGTGGTCATTTTGAACACCAAGAGATCAATACAACATAAGTGAGTCAGAGTTCGGGAAGAAAACATGCagtaactgaaaaaaactaCAGACTGGGCTATAAAATCCCCAGCTAAAGAATGCAGTCAAGGGGCAACAACTGCATGTtctgtttgttggtatcacctCTGCAGAAGTGCGTGCTGCTTGTCATCGAGTATAAGGGACTCGGTAAAGAGCACAATCATGCAACACCTCCTCTGCTTGTAAAGAAGTGACGTTCTTGTGGTCAGAGTGGAAAAAGATCATGTATATTTTAGAGTAAGAGCTGAGTGCAGCAGCTGACCACGAGCAGACTTTCAGActttggacacactttcccagacaaaaacaaaacctgcAGCAACCTGCAAAATCATTCAATCTTTATTTTACagtgatttcgattttttttaaatccactcGAACTGATTATTGTCGTAAAAgtatttgtacaaaaatataaacatttgtggaaaaaagtaaaggaagaagaataaAATGTATCAAATAAGGGTCTTGAGACAGAAGCACATTAGATACAGTTCAATATTCATGCTATCATTCACTTTAGAGAAAAGTAttagatacagtacaacagaTGTATGAAAGACGGATGATCTTGTGGGGTTTTTCATGCAGTTGATGAAATTTCCTCATTGGGCTCTGAAAAAGAGAACATACTCATGAGCAAACTTCCTGTTGAATGAAATATTTACTTTTACCCTGCACAACAAAGCGACAGTAAAACGTTTAATATTTAACCAATTACATCCTGGCCTTAGTAAAAGGGCTGTCTACTAATATGTAGGATATGTTATGTTTTCATGttcattttctctcttttttagtTTAAATGTCCAGTGTACATTACATAGATGATTTATAATGGGAAATAGTGTTTTTAAGTGTAGAAGTGCATCAAAGgttaattgtgtttttatttcatagaATGCCGATGTGAAACACTATCTGATGTAAAGCTGATGTACACAGGGCAATAAAACACTTACTGCACTAAAAGGTCTGTTATGTTTAGTCTATTTGATCGTACAGCAGAACCATTATCTCTAGCCGCCAATGGATCACATTAACTGCTTAATAAGGTTGAAGCAAAAGTAACCTCTGTGTATATTAATCCTTTCAATAAAGCTGGAGAGCTGCAATTCAACTCTGAAATATCGGAGTTGTTGCAGCAGTTTACATAAGTCTCAGTCGAAAAGAATAAGTACGCTGAACACATACGTGGGTCCAAAGGTATTGGGTAAATtcgtttttttaaaacacatttctaaATAGCGGCACAACAgatttaatataaaacaatatagaTGTGATTAAAGATTATCATAATTAAATTAAGATGCCCCACAAAAGATATATTTAACAGTTAGACGCTACAGCCTTCTTAAGCAAAGCACCTCCATTATCAGATGCTCAAAAATGCAATTAACCAAAAAGAAATCAATTGTTCAGGAATAGTCCATTACCTTTATACTTCAGGGCAAATGAAGCAGCTACTGAGTTGGCACTTATAAAGCTACTTAACTGAAGCTTCTCATataagtaaaacaaatatataaatcaGACAGCACAAAAATGAAGAGCGGCCAAACCAACACTTTTGGCACTGCTGGGATCAAGAACATCAAAAGGCCCGGAAGACCACAGGAGAAAACTAAAGAAGATGATCAAATCCTTTCCATAGCGAAGAAAAAGCCTTTTAGAACATCAAAAGAAGTTACGAAATCTCTGGAGCAGGTAGGTGCATCATTGTCAAAATCTACCCTCAAAAGATGCCTCCATCAATATAAATACAGATAACTTTCAGCAAAGTGCAAACCATTGGTGATGTTcaagaataagaaaaaatgaGTATACTTTGCAGGAAAAAACATGCAAAGAAGCCTCTAATGGCCTGGAATCAGATGTTTTGGACAGAAT is a window from the Cololabis saira isolate AMF1-May2022 chromosome 19, fColSai1.1, whole genome shotgun sequence genome containing:
- the si:ch211-136m16.8 gene encoding uncharacterized protein si:ch211-136m16.8 — protein: MDPDSPISRVERTLWTVWCYITDTVNRFLRPQPADTVSNDPNTFEETSVDSEPPESSSTQADSSGGGFNEERPLATVSLLSSSSPSVAWEVCATEIDLRSDEESTQLRGHRNSEGSESGESTREEQLGQTARDDAGLPVAEENEDEHKITHFEQGERPVNAEEHAAAASLCRTHDVMSEEMEKYNEKAGAEEKSMSVGTFNGRQKLGETTTGIQVTENYGNKDKEELQVGHHEVKPCKVKDVSSEAEERILQEKAIDPIDAHQIMAEVQITNDDGNKGDKELGEDCTVKLCTVTDLGPEPEESTFKEKAGGHLDDHQRMDETTTQVQVTNDGSKDEGELEDHEVREEEDGMFNEKTVDYLDDHLKIDESVREVQATKDNVTEVEEELKQHPEIKLCTILDSIPEEDCKFKGNAADHLGDQQEIDETITPVQATKDNGTEDEKELDELEDHEVKLCTVTYSFPEDEASMLKEKAADLLDDHQKMDEITTEVQVAKDERTRDKEELDEKVDATTGVQVVKDAEELEKDPEIKLCITDLSPEEECILKEKAIDHMDDFQRINETVTEGQMTKDDGNKDGKELEEGCKVKLCTVTEFGLEEGDIMFKEQAVHHLDDRQRMDETTTRIQVTKDDGSKDEEELEVEDHEIREDEDGMFEGKTVDHLDDHQIMDETTTEVQATKDERTRDKEEVDEKVDAMTGVQVVKDDGNKDAEELEKDPEIKLCITDLSPEEECILKEKAIDHMDDLQRINETVTEVQMTKDDGNKDGKELEEGCKVKLCTVTEFGLEEGDIMFKEQAVHHLDDHQRMDETTTRVQVTKDDGSKDEEELEVEDHEVREDEDGMFKGKTVDHLDDHQIMDETKTEVQVAKDEKTTDKEELDEKVDAMTEVQVVKDDGNKDVEVLEKDPEIKLCITDLSSEEECILKEKAIDHMDDLQRINETVTEGQMTKDDGNKDGKELEEGCKVKLCTVTEFGLEEGDIMFKEQAVLHLDDHQRMDETTTRVQVTKDDGSKDEEELEVEDHEVREDEDGMFKGKTVDHLDDHQIMDETTTEVQVAKDDRNNDGNDLDVDPEIEPSTILDLSPREENKLKGNAVDDVEDDQKIDLTMTEIPVTKDNETADEEELNKEEDCELKLSTIINSCLGEEEIILKEKAADLLDDHPEVDEIIITEVQVAKQENKDEEELELEDHELKQCTTTDLSSDEGSMFTRKPGVQSDDAVTMVTWEEPQNSEGALKLASEDQNKSDEETEQVEIPSFCKEVSDVLEDAEQENYQTENVSMQTVIKEEEDVIEATHNQTTDEEPEMENSSRSFIERRQEENYLTQYVTCSQEDVVNTEVQTTRETEVTVTEVSLGEKFVDKYPVEEDRPSSEFHNKDDCLEKVCTAPSLTVKPEGETEQEISRGFKNIPLRLIEGQVVVSQERDTQVCEEKQQGVPEHNNEFGADENTAQRFLEGGKREEKQITQLPEEVEAKEQESLKNSGTGAGYLLVKEGLQDRPESEEDPTNIFDFVVEHPGKLHLAQEPEEPCVEAVHPQSGYSFEKDKEESLVSPMKTEIKHFDRELETYIGSADELQNEAETVEFGATEALRTEENLNKSHIFPEEITECGLLKQSVEIVPKLSHDTSVETQNIDTDKNDYADEEEEDKTCLQVADEENGQSELSLHFNTQETKNQTPNRALKTNELEIKVETEAVDESKPARPNDLLVLSEDKAAEHVMQSEEAFTEEAISSVRGHQEVIDEDILDLWIETAMSEDTCEIEPEGSDPDRQRDTTTQPGNEETGEISSQMEKDQLRMSNSVELAFLSDTETCSSVVESGVLDQPFCESSSQDVQDLSGTTSESVTASEFSVLNSGSQDILLEESAGTKQSYLRDEQPVTETGLYLHSGISTPETKCLYQESDESQEKLGEESAATGAGMVVLGRENEEADVTLLLQEETFEVSTSDFSDEFKRTESGQWGVDSEASLEEAVMFTEPDPEGQLEAESKKIPSPDEDIPDSKLGLNRAEVEQGHTSKSEDQSEVNAPVLDFTVQRSRIAVKNPHVRPPTNPRSLLNMPSVDPSPTSHVPVKVPAGMPLGGLGIGIKLPGLGAGLPVLKKTRRVARDEDIQEAHPQEPEKKAEDKSEATMQNEAQRRPKWMPPGRPGFGNPLMSELKSKLKKTTEE